Proteins encoded within one genomic window of Methanosarcina barkeri str. Wiesmoor:
- a CDS encoding 30S ribosomal protein S9, which produces MVKVVNSSGKHKNATARATVTKGTGKVRINKIPLELYTPELVMMKISEPLLIAGDEVVSGLDINVDVRGGGIIGQANAVRTAVARGIVEWTNDTIIRDNFASYDRNLLVSDSRQKESKNFGGPGARAKYQKSYR; this is translated from the coding sequence ATGGTCAAAGTAGTTAATTCATCTGGAAAGCACAAGAATGCAACTGCACGTGCAACAGTCACAAAAGGAACCGGGAAAGTAAGGATCAACAAAATTCCGCTCGAGCTATATACTCCAGAGCTTGTAATGATGAAGATCTCAGAACCTCTGCTGATCGCAGGAGATGAAGTGGTCTCTGGACTTGACATTAATGTAGATGTCCGGGGCGGCGGAATTATCGGACAGGCTAATGCGGTAAGGACCGCAGTTGCCAGAGGTATTGTGGAATGGACAAATGACACAATAATCAGAGATAACTTCGCAAGCTATGACCGCAATTTACTTGTAAGCGATTCCAGGCAGAAAGAATCAAAGAACTTCGGTGGGCCCGGAGCAAGGGCTAAATACCAGAAATCTTACAGGTAA
- a CDS encoding DNA-directed RNA polymerase subunit N, with translation MIPVRCFSCGKVISNYWDEYKRRVSDGENAAAVLDDLGITRYCCRRMLLSHVELVDVLSPYQ, from the coding sequence ATGATCCCAGTCCGATGTTTCTCATGTGGAAAAGTAATCTCAAACTATTGGGATGAGTACAAAAGACGTGTCAGTGATGGCGAAAACGCTGCTGCAGTACTGGATGATCTTGGGATCACCCGTTACTGCTGTCGCAGAATGCTGTTAAGCCATGTTGAACTCGTTGATGTGCTTTCGCCGTACCAGTAA
- a CDS encoding DNA-directed RNA polymerase subunit K, with the protein MVKEKYTRFERARIIGARALQIAMGAPVLVEDDGRLDPLNLAIKELKAGVIPITVKRKTN; encoded by the coding sequence TTGGTCAAGGAAAAGTATACCCGGTTTGAGCGTGCACGGATCATAGGTGCAAGAGCATTGCAAATTGCAATGGGAGCTCCTGTCCTTGTTGAAGATGACGGGCGACTGGACCCTCTAAATCTTGCTATTAAAGAGTTGAAGGCCGGAGTTATTCCTATAACGGTCAAACGTAAAACCAATTAA
- the rpsB gene encoding 30S ribosomal protein S2 — protein MEEIEQTGQEENNEQPLPEEDVVAEAKPAPEKEAAAKTESVPVETEGEGPSVKEGSTSLVSIDEYLAAGVHIGTQQKTQDMMRFVYRVRTDGLYVLDIQSTDERIRVAAKLLSHYDPSRILVVSSRQYGQHPARMFSRALSTKSMLGRFIPGLLTNPQIHGFFEPDIVIVTDPAGDAQVLKEASSIGVPIVALCDTNNLTSNVDLVIPTNNKGRKALSLVYWLLAREVSRLNSTPFNYELTDFETPL, from the coding sequence ATGGAGGAAATTGAGCAGACAGGGCAGGAGGAAAATAACGAACAGCCTTTGCCTGAAGAAGATGTCGTGGCTGAAGCAAAGCCTGCACCTGAAAAGGAAGCCGCAGCAAAAACCGAATCTGTGCCTGTAGAAACAGAGGGGGAAGGACCTTCTGTTAAAGAAGGTTCTACATCTCTTGTATCTATTGACGAATACCTGGCAGCAGGCGTTCACATAGGTACCCAGCAAAAGACCCAGGACATGATGCGTTTCGTATACAGGGTCAGAACTGACGGATTATATGTGCTTGACATCCAGTCAACAGACGAAAGAATAAGAGTTGCAGCAAAATTGCTGTCTCACTATGATCCTTCAAGGATCCTTGTGGTTTCTTCAAGGCAGTACGGACAGCATCCTGCAAGAATGTTTTCCAGAGCATTAAGTACAAAATCAATGCTTGGAAGGTTCATCCCAGGCTTACTTACAAACCCTCAGATACATGGTTTCTTTGAGCCAGATATTGTGATCGTAACCGACCCTGCAGGTGATGCCCAGGTATTAAAGGAAGCTTCAAGCATCGGAGTACCTATTGTAGCACTCTGTGACACTAACAACCTGACATCAAATGTGGATCTTGTAATCCCCACAAACAACAAAGGTAGAAAAGCTCTTTCCCTTGTTTACTGGCTGCTTGCAAGGGAAGTCTCCAGGCTTAACAGTACTCCTTTCAATTACGAGTTGACTGACTTCGAAACGCCTCTCTGA
- a CDS encoding MEMO1 family protein — MRQPAVAGQFYPLRPDNLEKELKQCFEGLEIRERNILGAVCPHAGYVYSGRVAAHVYAVLPKADTYVLFGPNHTGYGSPVSVSTDTWKTPLGIIEVDRELAEGLTGSIVDVDEIGHRYEHSIEVQLPFLQYRFDQDFRILPICLGMQDEETVIEVGTLIANLVSKSGKKVAFIASSDFTHYQPANLARETDNEIIEAILNLDVPGIYERLYRRNASVCGYGPISAMLTASKKLGATRAELLNYSNSGEVSGDMNAVVGYAAIIVE, encoded by the coding sequence ATGAGACAGCCAGCAGTTGCAGGGCAGTTCTATCCCCTGCGTCCTGATAATCTGGAGAAAGAACTTAAGCAATGTTTTGAAGGTCTGGAGATCCGGGAAAGGAATATCCTGGGAGCAGTGTGCCCACATGCAGGATATGTCTATTCAGGGAGAGTTGCTGCACACGTTTATGCAGTTCTTCCCAAAGCCGATACATATGTCCTTTTTGGCCCCAACCATACGGGATATGGTTCACCGGTATCAGTATCCACAGATACCTGGAAAACTCCCCTGGGTATTATCGAGGTCGATCGAGAACTTGCCGAAGGACTAACAGGAAGTATTGTTGATGTGGATGAGATTGGGCACCGATATGAACATTCGATCGAAGTTCAGCTTCCTTTCCTTCAATACCGCTTTGATCAGGATTTCAGAATTCTTCCTATTTGTCTGGGTATGCAGGATGAAGAGACCGTAATTGAAGTGGGGACTCTTATTGCCAACCTTGTTTCAAAAAGTGGAAAAAAAGTAGCTTTCATTGCATCCAGCGATTTTACTCATTATCAGCCTGCAAATCTTGCAAGGGAAACGGACAATGAAATTATAGAAGCCATCCTTAATCTGGATGTTCCTGGAATCTATGAAAGGCTTTATAGAAGAAATGCATCCGTATGCGGATATGGCCCTATTTCTGCGATGCTAACAGCCTCAAAAAAGCTTGGTGCAACTCGAGCTGAACTTCTTAACTATTCAAACAGTGGGGAGGTCTCCGGAGATATGAACGCAGTTGTAGGATATGCCGCAATTATTGTGGAATAA
- a CDS encoding mevalonate kinase — translation MISCSAPGKIYLFGEHAVVYGETAIGCAIELRTHVRVELCDSIIIQSEIGRTGIDFEKHPYISAAIEKMREIVPIDGVHLKVNSEIPVGSGLSSSAAVTIASIGALNKMFGCGLSLEEIAKMGHEIEIQVQGTASPTDTYVSTFGGIVTIPDRRTLKTPDCGIVIGDTGVFASTKELVTNVRKLRESYPHLIEPLMVVIGRISKTAEPFFQTGDYSSIGKLMNVNQGILDALGVNTFELSKLIYSSRGAGAFGAKSTGGGGGGCMVALTAPDKCTQVAEAISGSGGKAIITKPTEQGLRLE, via the coding sequence ATGATTTCGTGTTCTGCCCCCGGGAAAATTTATCTTTTCGGAGAACATGCGGTTGTCTACGGAGAAACCGCAATAGGATGTGCAATTGAATTAAGGACTCATGTGCGGGTGGAATTATGTGACTCTATAATAATTCAGTCGGAAATTGGCCGAACAGGGATTGATTTTGAAAAACATCCTTATATCTCCGCAGCCATTGAGAAAATGAGAGAAATAGTACCAATAGATGGTGTTCATCTGAAGGTTAATTCTGAGATTCCTGTAGGCTCGGGACTCAGCTCATCTGCTGCTGTTACGATTGCAAGTATAGGTGCGCTCAATAAAATGTTTGGCTGTGGCCTCTCTCTCGAAGAAATCGCTAAAATGGGGCATGAAATCGAAATTCAGGTACAAGGAACCGCAAGCCCTACTGACACTTATGTTTCTACATTCGGAGGGATTGTAACAATTCCCGACAGGAGGACGCTGAAGACTCCCGATTGCGGGATTGTTATTGGGGATACAGGAGTTTTCGCTTCTACAAAAGAGCTTGTAACAAATGTGAGAAAACTCCGTGAAAGTTATCCACATCTTATAGAGCCTCTAATGGTTGTCATTGGAAGAATTTCCAAGACCGCAGAACCTTTTTTCCAGACAGGAGATTACTCTTCAATTGGCAAACTTATGAATGTGAACCAGGGTATTCTGGACGCACTTGGCGTAAATACTTTTGAACTCTCCAAATTAATATACTCCTCTCGGGGAGCTGGAGCTTTCGGAGCAAAGAGTACAGGTGGGGGAGGAGGAGGATGCATGGTTGCCCTTACAGCACCTGACAAATGTACACAGGTTGCTGAAGCCATTTCAGGTTCAGGGGGTAAAGCAATAATAACAAAACCCACGGAACAGGGCTTAAGGTTAGAATGA
- a CDS encoding isopentenyl phosphate kinase, whose amino-acid sequence MNVSTEPVILKLGGSVITDKAANQGVVREDALMRIAKEVSEYRGKMIIVHGAGSFGHTYAKKYELGKVFDPEGAIVTHESVKKLASRVVGALNEYGVRAIAVHPMCCTVCRNGRIESMYLDNIKLMLENGLVPVLHGDVVMDLELKACVLSGDQIVPYLAKELKITRLGLGSAEDGVLDNDGKTVPEITPGTFENFKRYIRGSGSTDVTGGMLGKVQELLELSKTSCITSYIFNARKEDNIYRFLNGESMGTTISPDKRV is encoded by the coding sequence ATGAATGTCTCAACAGAACCTGTTATTCTGAAACTTGGGGGCAGCGTCATCACTGACAAAGCCGCAAATCAAGGGGTTGTAAGAGAGGATGCCCTCATGAGAATTGCAAAGGAAGTTTCCGAATACCGGGGAAAAATGATTATTGTACACGGTGCAGGTTCTTTTGGGCACACCTACGCTAAAAAATATGAGCTTGGTAAGGTTTTTGATCCTGAAGGAGCAATTGTAACACATGAGTCTGTCAAGAAACTTGCATCCAGAGTGGTAGGTGCTCTAAACGAATATGGAGTCCGGGCTATAGCCGTACATCCTATGTGCTGTACGGTTTGCAGAAACGGGCGAATCGAGAGTATGTATCTTGACAACATAAAACTCATGCTCGAAAATGGGCTTGTTCCAGTGCTGCACGGAGATGTTGTTATGGATCTCGAACTCAAAGCGTGCGTGCTTTCAGGGGACCAGATAGTCCCCTATCTTGCAAAAGAGCTCAAGATTACACGGCTCGGGTTAGGCTCGGCAGAGGATGGAGTGCTTGATAACGACGGAAAAACCGTACCTGAGATCACCCCGGGAACTTTTGAAAATTTCAAACGTTACATAAGAGGGTCGGGAAGTACCGATGTCACGGGCGGCATGCTCGGAAAGGTGCAGGAACTTCTGGAACTTAGCAAAACGTCTTGTATTACATCATATATATTCAATGCCAGGAAAGAAGATAATATATATCGGTTCTTAAATGGGGAATCTATGGGAACCACAATCAGTCCGGACAAAAGGGTATAA
- the fni gene encoding type 2 isopentenyl-diphosphate Delta-isomerase, which produces MISTTSKRKIEHLKLCAESPVESRKVSAGFEDVTLIHRALPELDMDKLNLSIDFLGKRLQAPFLIASITGGHPDTTPVNAALAAAAEELGIGMGVGSQRAAIDDPTQEESFRVVREKAPTAFIYGNVGAAQIRQYGVDGVEKLIEMIDADALAIHLNFLQEAIQPEGDRDATGCLDMIKEICSVLGKPVIIKETGAGISREDSILLQKAGVSAIDVGGAGGTSWAGVEVYRARKSGDYASEHLGELFWDFGIPTVASIIESRVSLPIIATGGIRTGIDIAKSIALGASAASAALPFVGPALEGKESVVRVLSRMLDEFRIAMFLCGCANIQDLRNAPVVVTGWTLEYLGQRGFNVKDYAIAGDSF; this is translated from the coding sequence ATGATTAGTACGACCTCAAAGCGAAAGATCGAACATTTGAAATTGTGTGCTGAAAGCCCGGTTGAATCCCGAAAAGTCAGCGCGGGCTTTGAGGATGTGACCCTGATCCACAGGGCACTTCCAGAACTCGATATGGATAAACTGAACCTGTCTATAGACTTTCTTGGAAAACGCCTGCAAGCTCCCTTTCTGATCGCTTCAATTACTGGAGGTCACCCTGACACTACTCCTGTAAATGCTGCACTTGCCGCTGCAGCTGAAGAGCTGGGGATAGGAATGGGAGTTGGAAGCCAGAGAGCTGCAATTGATGACCCTACCCAGGAAGAGTCTTTCAGGGTTGTCAGGGAAAAAGCTCCGACTGCTTTTATATACGGAAATGTAGGTGCTGCCCAGATTCGTCAGTATGGGGTTGATGGAGTTGAGAAACTCATAGAAATGATCGACGCAGACGCCCTTGCTATTCACCTTAATTTCTTACAGGAAGCTATTCAGCCAGAAGGAGATAGGGATGCCACAGGCTGCCTTGACATGATAAAAGAAATCTGCTCCGTACTGGGCAAGCCAGTAATTATTAAAGAAACAGGAGCCGGGATCTCAAGGGAAGATTCAATTCTCCTCCAGAAAGCAGGCGTTTCTGCAATTGATGTCGGAGGTGCTGGAGGCACAAGCTGGGCAGGCGTCGAGGTCTACCGAGCCAGGAAAAGTGGAGATTATGCCTCCGAACACCTTGGGGAACTTTTCTGGGACTTTGGAATTCCCACGGTTGCCAGCATTATAGAGTCCAGGGTCTCCCTGCCAATTATCGCAACCGGCGGTATCAGAACAGGAATAGATATCGCAAAATCCATTGCTCTCGGAGCCAGTGCGGCAAGTGCAGCCCTGCCTTTTGTAGGTCCTGCCCTTGAAGGAAAAGAATCAGTTGTCAGAGTCCTTTCCCGCATGCTGGATGAATTCAGGATTGCGATGTTTCTCTGCGGCTGTGCAAACATACAGGACCTGCGTAATGCACCTGTAGTTGTTACTGGCTGGACTCTTGAATATTTGGGGCAGCGTGGCTTTAACGTAAAAGACTATGCCATAGCAGGAGACTCGTTCTGA
- a CDS encoding RNase J family beta-CASP ribonuclease has protein sequence MTEIGIVAVGGYNEMGRNMTAVIVGEDIIILDMGLRLDRVQIHEDVEIDKMHSLELIEMGAIPDDTIMKEINGTVRAIVCTHGHLDHIGAIPKLAHRYNAPIISTPYTTALIKQQIEAERKFEVCNRVIPLNAGGTYQVTEDISIEFINVQHSIIDCVLAAVHTPIGAVLYACDFKLDRTPTMGEAPDFERLKSLGKEGVIAMIVESTNAGRSGKTPSEKIAKDMVRDVLLGTEESEVGMIITTFASHIPRLKAIIEAAEEMGRIPVLLGRSMERYVGAAKDLGYLELPSNVEMHGQRKDVDRALKRIIQEGKNKYLPIVTGHQGEPGSILVRIANGETPYTIEPGDRVIFSANVIPSPMTQANRYALETKLKMRGARIYDNVHVSGHAYREDHWELLRMVNPEHVIPAHGDMEMHGHYIEMAEDAGYVLGDTVHLLRNGEVLYIEE, from the coding sequence ATGACTGAAATAGGAATTGTTGCAGTCGGCGGTTACAATGAGATGGGCCGTAACATGACTGCAGTCATTGTAGGCGAAGATATCATCATTCTGGATATGGGGCTTCGTCTCGATAGGGTTCAGATCCATGAGGATGTTGAAATTGATAAAATGCATTCTCTCGAACTTATTGAGATGGGAGCAATTCCTGATGATACTATTATGAAAGAAATCAATGGAACTGTCCGGGCAATTGTCTGTACTCATGGGCACCTTGACCACATAGGTGCAATTCCAAAACTTGCCCACAGGTATAATGCCCCAATTATCTCTACACCCTATACAACGGCTCTTATCAAACAGCAGATCGAAGCCGAACGCAAGTTTGAGGTTTGCAACAGGGTTATTCCATTAAATGCGGGCGGAACTTACCAGGTTACGGAAGATATTTCCATTGAGTTCATCAACGTCCAGCATAGTATTATTGACTGTGTGCTTGCAGCAGTTCACACTCCAATTGGGGCGGTCCTTTACGCCTGCGACTTTAAGCTGGACCGCACTCCGACAATGGGGGAAGCTCCTGATTTCGAGCGCCTTAAAAGCCTCGGGAAAGAAGGAGTTATAGCAATGATTGTAGAGAGCACGAATGCCGGACGTTCAGGTAAAACTCCGTCGGAAAAGATCGCAAAGGATATGGTCAGGGACGTACTGCTTGGAACAGAAGAGTCCGAAGTAGGGATGATTATTACCACCTTTGCCTCCCACATTCCCAGACTAAAAGCAATTATTGAAGCGGCAGAGGAAATGGGCAGGATTCCTGTGCTCCTGGGGCGTTCAATGGAACGCTATGTTGGAGCTGCTAAAGACCTTGGCTATCTGGAACTGCCTTCCAATGTCGAGATGCACGGACAGAGGAAAGATGTAGATAGAGCTCTCAAACGCATTATCCAGGAAGGAAAGAACAAGTACCTGCCAATCGTCACCGGACACCAGGGAGAGCCAGGCTCCATACTTGTGCGCATTGCAAACGGGGAAACTCCATATACAATTGAGCCAGGAGATCGGGTTATTTTCTCTGCAAACGTGATTCCGAGTCCCATGACTCAGGCTAACCGCTATGCCCTTGAGACCAAGCTCAAGATGCGGGGCGCCAGGATTTATGACAATGTGCACGTATCAGGGCACGCATATCGGGAAGACCACTGGGAACTCTTGCGTATGGTGAATCCTGAACATGTAATTCCTGCCCATGGAGATATGGAGATGCACGGACACTACATCGAGATGGCGGAAGATGCCGGGTATGTACTCGGAGATACAGTACACCTTCTCAGAAACGGTGAAGTGTTATATATAGAAGAATAA
- a CDS encoding polyprenyl synthetase family protein has translation MTLVDEIKKRSVHVDAAIDELLPVAHPEELYKASRYLVDAGGKRLRPAVLILAAEATGSDLKSVLPAAVAVELVHNFTLIHDDIMDKDDIRRGMPAVHTIWGDAGAILAGDTLYSKAFEILSKVQNEPARILKCMDVISKTCTEICEGQWLDMDFEKREKVSKAEYIEMVEKKTSVLYAAAAKIGALLGGASDEIAAALSEYGRFIGIGFQMYDDVLDMVTPEEVLGKVRGSDLMEGKHTLIVIDAFEKGVKLDIFGKGEATQEETDEAVRILTECGSIDYVKDLAISYINEGKAKLDVLRDCPEKELLLQIADYMISRNY, from the coding sequence ATGACGTTAGTTGATGAGATTAAAAAAAGAAGTGTACATGTTGACGCCGCAATTGACGAACTGCTTCCGGTAGCCCATCCAGAGGAACTATATAAAGCTTCTCGCTACCTGGTAGACGCAGGGGGAAAGCGCCTCCGCCCCGCAGTTCTTATTCTGGCAGCCGAAGCTACAGGCTCGGACCTCAAATCGGTTTTACCTGCAGCGGTGGCCGTGGAACTTGTACATAATTTCACTCTGATCCATGATGACATAATGGATAAGGATGACATCCGTAGAGGGATGCCTGCAGTCCACACGATATGGGGTGATGCCGGAGCGATTCTTGCAGGTGACACTCTTTATTCTAAAGCTTTTGAGATCCTGTCAAAAGTTCAAAATGAGCCGGCAAGGATTTTAAAATGTATGGATGTTATTTCAAAAACCTGTACCGAAATCTGCGAAGGCCAGTGGCTTGATATGGATTTTGAAAAGAGGGAAAAGGTTAGTAAAGCTGAATATATTGAGATGGTGGAAAAAAAGACCTCAGTCCTTTATGCAGCTGCAGCCAAGATCGGAGCTCTTCTTGGAGGAGCTTCTGATGAGATTGCTGCAGCTTTATCCGAGTATGGGCGCTTTATAGGGATTGGGTTCCAGATGTATGATGATGTTCTGGATATGGTCACCCCGGAAGAAGTGCTCGGTAAAGTAAGAGGCAGCGACCTTATGGAAGGAAAACATACCCTTATTGTAATCGACGCTTTCGAAAAAGGTGTGAAACTGGACATTTTCGGAAAAGGGGAAGCTACTCAGGAAGAAACCGACGAAGCCGTCCGGATTTTAACCGAGTGTGGATCAATTGATTATGTAAAGGACCTTGCAATTTCATATATCAATGAAGGCAAAGCAAAACTGGATGTCTTGCGGGACTGCCCGGAAAAAGAGCTTCTCCTTCAGATTGCCGATTATATGATCTCAAGAAACTACTGA
- a CDS encoding decaprenyl-phosphate phosphoribosyltransferase translates to MKIVDYNLKSVYFISRRVLKVFKDSQFIYITKVKIIKEIIISMRPKQWYKNFVLFAGIIFSLNLFHVYMWITVFFSFIIFCTVSGSEYIINDIMDKEKDKNHPKKRNRPIASGKLDTSNALIFVAIMLCTAFTGAYLINVQFLGVTLAYFLLIVLYSLFLKHIVLIDVITISLGFVLRAIAGCLAIKVSVSPWLIVCTFFAALILALGKRKHEVISLENGASKHRKVLGDYSPEMLDKMMTVVTSTLIMSYSLYTFFISNTWMMVTIPFIIYGVFRYTFLVNLKNMGGEPEILLKDNGISTCIVLWMLLIIFIQYKNSLF, encoded by the coding sequence GTGAAAATCGTAGACTATAATCTAAAAAGCGTCTACTTTATTTCGAGAAGAGTCCTTAAGGTTTTTAAGGATTCACAGTTTATATATATTACAAAAGTAAAAATTATCAAAGAAATTATTATATCAATGCGTCCAAAACAATGGTACAAAAATTTTGTATTATTTGCAGGCATTATCTTTTCATTAAACTTATTCCACGTTTATATGTGGATTACTGTATTTTTCTCATTCATTATATTTTGTACAGTATCTGGGTCTGAGTACATCATTAATGACATAATGGACAAAGAAAAAGACAAAAATCATCCCAAAAAGCGTAATCGTCCCATTGCTTCAGGAAAATTAGATACATCAAATGCACTCATTTTTGTAGCTATTATGCTCTGCACAGCATTTACTGGAGCATATCTAATAAACGTTCAATTTTTAGGAGTCACTTTGGCTTATTTTCTTTTAATCGTTTTATACTCTTTATTTCTAAAGCATATTGTTCTTATCGATGTTATTACTATTTCATTGGGTTTCGTACTAAGGGCAATTGCAGGCTGTTTAGCAATAAAAGTTTCCGTTTCCCCCTGGCTGATTGTATGCACCTTTTTTGCCGCGCTTATCCTTGCACTTGGAAAAAGAAAACATGAAGTTATATCGCTGGAAAATGGAGCAAGCAAACATCGTAAAGTACTAGGTGATTATTCACCAGAAATGCTAGACAAAATGATGACTGTGGTTACCAGTACATTGATTATGTCTTATTCTCTTTATACATTTTTTATAAGTAATACTTGGATGATGGTAACAATACCCTTTATAATTTATGGAGTATTTAGGTATACTTTTCTTGTTAATTTAAAAAATATGGGAGGAGAGCCGGAAATATTGCTTAAAGATAATGGAATATCCACGTGTATAGTTCTGTGGATGCTCCTAATCATCTTTATACAATACAAAAACAGCTTATTTTAG
- a CDS encoding PHP domain-containing protein, producing MFIFDLHLHSKYSSDGILDPKTITKVAIRRGLNGIAITDHNTIKGGLKAKEYETKNFKVIIGSEIMTNNGEVIGLFLSEEIRSTDLIEVISTIKAQNGIVVIPHPFDKMRHSALYPTDEEAHLIDCIEGFNSRCIFQKYNDKAVEYANKHNLPLVAGSDAHFANEIGNAGIVTQSEDLQDAIIKNNIEIFGSRSMLINHAFTKGLKRWRKIRYG from the coding sequence ATGTTTATTTTTGACCTCCATCTTCACTCAAAATATTCATCGGATGGTATCTTGGACCCTAAAACAATCACAAAAGTCGCAATAAGAAGGGGGCTCAACGGAATTGCTATAACTGACCATAACACAATAAAAGGAGGATTAAAAGCAAAAGAGTACGAAACCAAAAATTTCAAAGTGATCATTGGTTCTGAAATTATGACTAATAATGGAGAAGTTATTGGTTTATTTCTTTCAGAAGAAATTAGATCTACAGATCTAATAGAAGTAATCTCAACAATCAAAGCTCAAAATGGCATAGTAGTTATCCCTCACCCCTTCGACAAAATGAGGCACTCTGCCCTGTACCCTACTGATGAAGAAGCTCATTTAATCGACTGTATAGAAGGCTTTAATTCCAGATGTATTTTCCAAAAGTACAATGATAAAGCTGTTGAATATGCTAATAAACATAACTTACCACTTGTCGCTGGAAGCGATGCCCATTTTGCAAATGAAATCGGAAATGCGGGAATCGTTACCCAGAGTGAAGATTTGCAAGACGCGATAATTAAAAATAACATTGAGATATTCGGAAGCCGATCAATGCTTATTAACCATGCTTTTACCAAGGGACTGAAAAGATGGCGAAAAATAAGATATGGATGA
- a CDS encoding lysylphosphatidylglycerol synthase transmembrane domain-containing protein, translating into MAKNKIWMIVLFTIIVYIIMGVYADFGKLSLTISEFRWQYFLLLIGLTTVGYFIRYIKWDLFLRATGLHLDYKENLFIFFSGLSMIVTPGKLGEIWKSWLIKDISGEELSKTLPVVIMDRVTDIVSLVLLSFLGIFYYRKGISFLIVLSICCIGFYIAIRSQSISGKMKKVLEKKFSKYTTDMQLMHETMNKITEPKIFASLSLLNILAWFFECMGLYYVVIGFGHYIKISLSTFIFSFSSLAGGMSMVPGGIGVAEAGISGLLILNGISPALSVGIALILRLGSFWYGALLGFTVHMIFKKKFMRTKENLGDGVKNV; encoded by the coding sequence ATGGCGAAAAATAAGATATGGATGATAGTTCTTTTTACAATTATAGTTTACATTATAATGGGAGTATATGCTGATTTTGGAAAATTGTCCCTTACTATATCCGAATTCCGATGGCAGTACTTTCTCCTTTTGATAGGCCTAACTACAGTAGGTTATTTTATTAGGTATATCAAATGGGATCTTTTTCTGAGAGCTACAGGTTTACACCTTGATTATAAAGAAAATCTCTTCATATTTTTCAGTGGACTTTCAATGATTGTAACTCCAGGCAAGTTAGGTGAAATCTGGAAAAGCTGGCTTATTAAAGATATTTCTGGGGAAGAATTAAGCAAAACTCTTCCTGTTGTAATTATGGATCGAGTGACCGACATAGTAAGTCTGGTACTTCTTTCTTTTCTGGGTATTTTTTACTACAGAAAAGGAATTTCTTTTCTAATCGTTCTTTCTATTTGCTGCATAGGATTTTACATTGCCATAAGATCACAGTCAATTTCTGGTAAAATGAAAAAAGTTCTTGAGAAAAAATTTAGTAAGTATACAACTGATATGCAATTGATGCACGAAACTATGAATAAAATAACAGAGCCCAAAATCTTTGCTTCGCTATCCCTGTTGAATATTCTTGCGTGGTTTTTCGAGTGCATGGGACTTTATTATGTAGTCATCGGTTTTGGGCATTACATAAAGATTTCACTCTCAACGTTTATATTCAGTTTTTCCTCCCTAGCAGGAGGAATGAGCATGGTTCCTGGGGGTATAGGAGTGGCAGAGGCAGGTATATCAGGGCTTTTAATTTTAAACGGTATTTCTCCAGCACTGTCTGTTGGAATAGCCCTGATTCTCCGACTTGGATCCTTCTGGTATGGAGCACTTTTAGGATTTACAGTTCATATGATATTTAAAAAGAAATTTATGAGAACTAAGGAAAATTTAGGTGACGGAGTTAAAAATGTCTAA